One stretch of Alcaligenes aquatilis DNA includes these proteins:
- the hisS gene encoding histidine--tRNA ligase, whose amino-acid sequence MTQQFQKLRALTGMKDTLPGESAQWEALEALVRDWLASYGYRNMRTPVLEHTQLFARGIGEVTDIVEKEMYSFTDSLNGDKLTMRPEFTAGMVRATIEHNLLYDRPHRVYAMGPVFRHERPQRGRYRQFHQIDVEALGLPGPDVDAELIVMLARLWKKLGLTDIRLELNSLGQAQERAAHRAALIEHLEAHKDVLDEEAQRRMYTNPLRVLDTKNPAMQEMANAAPRLFDFLGEESRAHFQGVCERLDDAGIAYTLNPRLVRGLDYYNLTVFEWVTDRLGAQGTVCGGGRYDGLIELMGGKPSPAVGFAIGMERLLDLCSQDGEQPAIPECQVYMVHQGEAAQRKASLLAEQLRDAGLQVIVHAGSSGFKSQFKRADASGAQAAVILGDDELQKEQASVKWLRAADGAEQQQSVDFSELASVLSARI is encoded by the coding sequence ATGACGCAGCAGTTTCAAAAGCTCCGCGCCCTGACGGGCATGAAAGACACCTTACCGGGTGAAAGCGCACAGTGGGAAGCCCTGGAGGCTCTGGTGCGGGACTGGTTGGCCAGCTATGGCTATCGCAATATGCGTACCCCCGTACTGGAACATACCCAGTTGTTTGCTCGTGGTATTGGCGAGGTCACCGACATTGTCGAGAAGGAAATGTATTCCTTTACCGACTCGCTCAACGGCGACAAGCTCACCATGCGTCCCGAATTTACGGCGGGCATGGTGCGCGCCACTATCGAACATAATCTCTTGTACGATCGCCCTCATCGTGTTTATGCAATGGGGCCGGTGTTCCGTCATGAGCGCCCGCAGCGTGGCCGCTACCGTCAGTTCCATCAGATCGACGTGGAGGCCTTGGGTCTGCCCGGGCCGGATGTGGATGCCGAGCTGATCGTTATGCTGGCCCGTTTGTGGAAGAAGCTGGGTTTGACGGACATTCGTCTGGAGCTGAACTCCCTGGGGCAGGCGCAAGAGCGTGCCGCCCACCGTGCGGCCTTGATCGAACACCTGGAAGCCCACAAGGATGTGCTGGACGAAGAGGCCCAGCGCCGCATGTATACCAATCCCTTGCGCGTGCTCGATACCAAAAATCCGGCCATGCAGGAAATGGCCAATGCAGCTCCACGCCTGTTCGACTTCCTGGGTGAAGAGTCCCGTGCGCATTTTCAGGGCGTGTGCGAGCGTCTGGATGATGCCGGTATTGCCTACACACTGAACCCGCGTCTGGTGCGTGGTCTGGACTACTACAACTTGACTGTGTTCGAGTGGGTAACGGATCGCCTGGGTGCACAAGGTACGGTGTGCGGTGGTGGCCGTTATGATGGCCTGATCGAATTGATGGGTGGCAAACCTTCGCCTGCCGTGGGTTTCGCCATTGGCATGGAGCGTTTGCTGGATCTGTGCTCGCAAGATGGCGAGCAGCCAGCCATTCCCGAATGTCAGGTTTATATGGTTCACCAAGGCGAGGCTGCCCAGCGCAAGGCCTCACTGTTGGCCGAGCAATTGCGTGATGCCGGTTTGCAGGTGATCGTCCATGCAGGCTCCAGTGGCTTCAAGTCCCAGTTCAAACGGGCTGATGCCAGTGGCGCGCAGGCCGCCGTTATTTTGGGTGACGATGAACTCCAAAAAGAACAGGCCAGTGTGAAATGGTTGCGTGCTGCGGATGGCGCCGAGCAGCAACAGTCTGTTGATTTTTCTGAACTCGCCAGTGTTTTGTCAGCAAGGATTTGA
- a CDS encoding helix-turn-helix domain-containing protein, which yields MSETLDPTKQSAPEAGSGVGPTLRELRLAQSCTLNEASTRLKFSVRQLEALEAQEWSQLPGGQPLRGMVRNYARFLETDVSAVLVMLESQVSDTAAPKPVPRDHSGSGLASTDLGLYAESRGGSGWIWILIIIVLLLVAGFYAIDRGWVPDQWLVFDWLKDLKK from the coding sequence ATGAGCGAGACTCTGGATCCTACCAAGCAATCGGCGCCGGAAGCGGGCTCAGGTGTGGGTCCCACACTCCGTGAGTTGCGTCTGGCGCAATCGTGTACGCTGAACGAAGCCTCCACCCGCCTGAAGTTTTCGGTTCGGCAACTGGAGGCTCTGGAGGCTCAGGAGTGGAGTCAGTTGCCCGGGGGGCAGCCCTTGCGTGGCATGGTGCGCAATTATGCGCGCTTTCTCGAGACCGATGTCTCGGCAGTGCTGGTCATGCTGGAATCTCAGGTCAGTGATACTGCAGCCCCCAAGCCCGTACCGCGTGATCATTCCGGTTCGGGGCTGGCCAGTACGGATTTGGGCCTATATGCCGAATCACGCGGTGGTTCAGGCTGGATCTGGATTCTAATCATTATTGTTTTGTTGTTGGTAGCCGGTTTTTACGCCATTGATCGGGGCTGGGTTCCTGATCAATGGTTGGTGTTTGATTGGCTTAAGGATTTGAAGAAATGA
- the ispG gene encoding flavodoxin-dependent (E)-4-hydroxy-3-methylbut-2-enyl-diphosphate synthase, with translation MTQGPGTPSACQPLPVGAQPKRVTRTVDVRWGDHVVKLGGSAPVVVQSMTNTDTVDAIATAIQVKELARAGSELVRITVNTPEAAREVPAIREQLDRMGVNVPLVGDFHYNGHKLLADFPECAQALSKYRINPGNMGGGKRRDDNFAKMIEIACRYDKAVRIGVNWGSLDHELMARMMDENNQRAHPWTAQAVMRDALVFSAISNAQRAQELGLDGKRIVLSCKVSHVQDLITVYQDLSARCDYALHLGLTEAGMGSKGIVASTAALSVLLQQGIGDTIRISLTPEPGGDRAREVVVAQEILQTMGLRAFTPMVVACPGCGRTSSTVFQELANDIQGYLRDQMPVWKDLYPGVETMNVAVMGCVVNGPGESRHADIGISLPGTGEVPSAPVYVDGERVVTLKGDTIAQEFQTIVQNYVERRYGKAPTV, from the coding sequence ATGACGCAGGGTCCCGGAACTCCCTCTGCTTGCCAGCCCTTGCCGGTTGGTGCTCAACCCAAACGGGTGACGCGCACGGTGGATGTGCGCTGGGGCGATCATGTCGTGAAACTGGGGGGCTCGGCTCCTGTCGTGGTGCAGTCCATGACCAATACGGATACGGTCGATGCCATTGCAACGGCCATCCAGGTCAAGGAGTTGGCGCGTGCGGGTTCCGAGCTGGTGCGTATTACCGTCAATACCCCGGAAGCCGCGCGAGAAGTGCCGGCGATCCGTGAGCAATTGGACCGCATGGGTGTCAATGTTCCCTTGGTGGGGGACTTTCATTACAACGGGCACAAGCTGCTGGCCGACTTTCCGGAATGCGCACAAGCCTTGTCCAAGTACCGGATCAATCCGGGCAATATGGGCGGAGGCAAGCGTCGGGACGATAACTTTGCCAAGATGATTGAAATCGCCTGCCGTTACGACAAGGCCGTGCGTATCGGTGTGAACTGGGGCAGCCTGGATCACGAGCTGATGGCCCGCATGATGGACGAGAACAATCAACGCGCACACCCTTGGACGGCGCAAGCTGTCATGCGTGATGCCCTGGTGTTTTCGGCCATCAGCAATGCCCAGCGTGCCCAAGAGCTCGGTCTGGACGGCAAGCGTATCGTGCTGTCTTGCAAGGTCAGCCATGTGCAGGATTTGATTACGGTTTATCAGGATTTGTCCGCGCGTTGCGATTACGCCCTGCATCTGGGTTTGACCGAAGCGGGGATGGGCAGCAAGGGTATTGTGGCTTCCACCGCCGCCTTGTCCGTCTTGTTGCAGCAAGGCATTGGTGACACCATTCGTATTTCCCTGACGCCCGAACCCGGTGGCGATCGCGCCCGTGAAGTGGTGGTGGCTCAGGAAATTTTGCAGACCATGGGTTTGCGTGCCTTCACCCCTATGGTGGTGGCGTGTCCGGGTTGTGGTCGCACCAGCAGTACGGTGTTCCAGGAGCTGGCCAACGATATTCAAGGCTATTTGCGTGACCAGATGCCCGTCTGGAAAGATCTGTATCCCGGCGTGGAAACCATGAACGTCGCGGTGATGGGCTGTGTGGTCAATGGTCCAGGGGAAAGCCGCCACGCCGATATCGGCATCAGCTTGCCGGGAACCGGGGAAGTGCCCTCGGCACCCGTCTATGTGGATGGCGAGCGGGTGGTGACCCTGAAGGGTGATACTATCGCTCAAGAATTTCAGACCATTGTCCAGAATTACGTTGAGCGCCGTTATGGCAAGGCTCCAACGGTTTGA
- the rlmN gene encoding 23S rRNA (adenine(2503)-C(2))-methyltransferase RlmN gives MSSLEPTNILGLGPEQLVELVAQWGGKPFRARQLQRWIHQRQQDDFGQMTDLAREFREQLSANCVVTAPSMSHEHISTDGTRKWLFDVGSNNAVEAVFIPEDDRGTLCISSQAGCTVACPFCSTGYQGFNRNLTSSEIIGQLWFARRALLGAPETARIGEAEQTSTRVISNVVMMGMGEPLLNYDQVLGALRLMLDDNAYGLSRRRVTVSTSGVVPMMDRLAKDCPVALAVSLHAPNDALRDRLVPLNKKYPLAELLDACNRYLEHAPRDFITFEYIMLDGINDADQHAQELLDIARIVRCKFNLIPFNPFPQSGLKRSSAARVKQFAQRLMDGGVVTTVRKTRGDDIAAACGQLAGDIRDRTRIEQRLPDRAVIQIKQERA, from the coding sequence ATGTCATCGCTCGAACCTACCAATATTCTGGGCCTGGGCCCGGAGCAACTTGTTGAACTGGTTGCCCAATGGGGCGGCAAGCCTTTCCGCGCGCGCCAATTGCAGCGCTGGATACACCAGCGTCAACAGGACGATTTTGGGCAGATGACAGATCTGGCGCGCGAGTTCCGCGAGCAGCTGAGCGCCAATTGCGTTGTCACCGCGCCCAGCATGTCGCACGAACACATTTCTACCGACGGCACTCGTAAATGGCTGTTTGATGTAGGCAGCAATAACGCCGTCGAAGCGGTTTTCATTCCCGAGGATGATCGGGGCACCCTGTGCATTTCCAGTCAGGCTGGTTGTACCGTGGCCTGTCCATTCTGTTCCACGGGTTACCAGGGTTTCAACCGCAACCTGACAAGCTCTGAAATCATTGGTCAGCTTTGGTTTGCCCGCCGTGCTTTGCTGGGTGCGCCTGAAACGGCCCGTATCGGGGAAGCTGAACAAACCAGTACGCGCGTCATCAGCAATGTGGTCATGATGGGCATGGGCGAGCCCTTGCTTAATTATGATCAGGTGCTCGGTGCCTTGCGCCTGATGCTGGACGATAATGCCTACGGTCTGTCGCGCCGTCGCGTGACGGTATCCACCTCCGGTGTGGTACCCATGATGGATCGTTTGGCCAAAGATTGCCCGGTGGCTCTGGCTGTGTCGCTGCATGCGCCCAATGATGCGTTGCGCGACCGTCTGGTGCCGCTGAACAAGAAGTATCCGCTGGCCGAGCTTCTGGATGCCTGTAATCGCTATCTGGAGCATGCCCCGCGTGACTTCATTACCTTTGAATACATCATGTTGGACGGCATCAACGATGCCGACCAACATGCGCAGGAATTGCTGGATATCGCGCGCATTGTGCGCTGCAAATTTAATCTGATCCCTTTTAATCCTTTTCCGCAGTCCGGTCTGAAGCGCTCCTCTGCCGCACGGGTCAAACAGTTTGCCCAAAGGCTGATGGATGGCGGAGTGGTCACTACCGTACGAAAGACGCGTGGCGACGATATTGCGGCTGCTTGCGGGCAGTTGGCGGGTGATATTCGTGATCGCACCCGTATCGAGCAGCGTTTGCCTGATCGGGCCGTCATTCAAATCAAACAGGAACGTGCATGA
- the ndk gene encoding nucleoside-diphosphate kinase produces MAIERTLSIIKPDAVAKNVIGQIISRFEGAGLKVIAGRLVHLSRGEAERFYGVHAERPFFKDLVDFMVSGPVFVQVLEGEGAIAKNRELMGATDPKKADAGTIRADFAESIDANAVHGSDAPETAAVEIAFFFPECNVYSR; encoded by the coding sequence ATGGCTATTGAACGCACTCTGTCCATTATCAAGCCCGACGCTGTTGCTAAAAACGTGATCGGTCAGATTATTTCCCGCTTTGAAGGCGCTGGCCTGAAAGTGATCGCTGGTCGCCTGGTTCACCTGTCCCGTGGCGAAGCCGAGCGCTTCTACGGCGTGCACGCCGAGCGTCCTTTCTTCAAGGATCTGGTCGACTTCATGGTTTCCGGTCCTGTATTCGTACAAGTTCTGGAAGGTGAAGGCGCCATTGCCAAGAACCGCGAATTGATGGGCGCTACCGACCCCAAGAAAGCTGACGCTGGCACCATCCGCGCTGACTTCGCTGAGAGCATCGACGCCAACGCTGTTCACGGTTCCGACGCTCCTGAAACTGCTGCTGTCGAAATCGCTTTCTTCTTCCCAGAGTGCAACGTTTACAGCCGTTAA